The following DNA comes from Nothobranchius furzeri strain GRZ-AD chromosome 19, NfurGRZ-RIMD1, whole genome shotgun sequence.
TCCCTCGTTGATGTTCTGGGAAACATGCTAATCTGCCTTAGAGGTCTACATCCATTTTAGTCTGACCTAGTTTGCGGCGCTGACCACGCTGAGCAGCACGGCCACCTTTACCCAGAGAGCTCGTCTCTGGTGGCGAGGTGTTGAATTCTGAAACTGTGTTGAAACCACCAAACGGGTACGAGAAATGTCAAAGCTGTGAGTAATTTTGCTGTGACAGAAATAAAAACCCTTCTTTGTTGCAGACAAAATAGAATTATCAGTCAGCAGCATCTCACTTCTCCTCAGCAGAGGAAGCAGCGACAGGCTATTCTAATGATTTCTTTGTGTTCGTGTGTCGttgcattaaaaataaaaaaaataaaaacgttattCTGCTGCTGCAGTCAAGAGGCCAGATGAGTAATCTGAAATCTGCACgggtagttttagatcaaatgatggaTCTAAACAGCTGAATATTTATCTTCTGATAAAAAAATTTAGTAACCAGAAGGAACTCAGCAAGTTGTGCTTTCTTttgaccgacccccccccccccccccccgcacacacacacacacacacaaccgaaCTGACGAAAACATGTGCAGATGTATGTTCAcctctgtttttatttaaaaaaaattctgtggagttttattttatttcatttatttgattTGGGCAGCAGCTGctgaacaggttgagcgggttgtccagtaatcggaaggttgcaggttcgatcccggctccggacagagaattctgctgttgtgtccttgggcaagacacttaacccaccttgcctgctgatggtggtcggagggaccggtggcgcctgtgctcggcagcctcgcctctgtcagtgcgccccagggcagctgtggctacatcgtagctcatcaccatcagtgtgtgaatgtgtgtgtgaatggatgaatgatacactgtagtgtaaagcgccttggagtccttactctgagaggagctatacaagtgcgggtcatttatcatttaaagtaACATtgagtagctagcgctaacaagctAATACTATcaagagccaactaatactaaaataaaccacaaagtaaaaagatccctactgttggacaaaaaatattgttACTTACAAGTcccgtagcaacaaagccaggtcaccatcagttcatGATTTTGTAGCCCCCTTTAGCCCCCGTCAAGCTAGCGTAGGCtgtgctgatgttcactctgcttttagctctttgcttcaactCCAAAGAGATTGCTCTCAGCAAAAAcaacctttttcttcttcttgtgctttttattgacaattgGCAAACGAaacaagctaactgctagcataaaaGCTAATAACCGtcaagcaggtaaagagctccccctatagAACACCTgcccactccacaaaactatctaaTGTGGTTTTTggtctgcagagtggtgtcaaatatgaaattgGTCAAGTTtccaactcaacaatcactgagagcaatgttaaagctctaaagTTTAAAAAAACTCTATAAATGTGCCTCTGATAATCTGGATTATAGCTGCAGCTTTTACAGCtcggagaggaagaggaggtgagAGCAGGAGTATCTGGTTAACAGGAACTTAACGGAGAACAATGACTGATATGGCTGAAAacacttcctgtgtgtgtgtgtgtgtgtgtgtgtgtgtgtgtgtgtgtgtgtgtgtgtgtgtgtgtgtgtgtgtgtgtgtgtgtttattgtaTCCCTCCTGTTTATGGTCATCTTTCACTCTCAgagcagcagaaaacagaagaagaGTTGAGAGAGGGCAGAGAGAAGGTTGGGTTGGAGGGAAGGAGCCTCCAATACGCCCTCCACCACTTCTCCTTCCTGCTTGGAACGATGGATGGAGGAGGTGTTTGCTGCAGAGCTGTATGGGGGTGCATGCAGCTCTGCAGCTGCGTTGGGCGTGTGATGGATTTTGGCTTCAGTTTCCAGGATTAAGGGGGGAGCCATCAGAGGGGTGGACAGGAAACGCTAACAGAGCTGACTTCCTGTAACTCTCACGATGGCCTGCCTGATAGTGAAGGGGCGTGCACGCTTGTGCATCCCATATATAAATAAAAGCTGGTGCACATTTTGGAGGGGTGTGAGCGACACCTTGAGAAGAATTTTAGGTTTTTGCATTGATAAAATTAAATTCTGTAATTTTCATTTGTTTATAGTAAACAACCCTACATTCCCCTGCATTCATTATTAAATGACCTGTAGGTTAGATAGCcagaaaggttgcaggttagagtcCCAACACCACATTACACCTAGCTCTGTGTTGGCATTGGGTTTACTGGCTTCTTCTAGCATCTTTTCCTGCTTTTCAGCCAAAGATAATCAACAAATTATCAAAAACATCAGCTTCAAAAGAGTTTATGAATCGTGTGTCTTCAGCAGgtgtggttttgtgtgtgtgtgtgtgtgtgtgtgtttgttttgacAAAGTAGACTGGTGATCATTACCCAAGGCAGGAAATGCCCTTTGAAACACGTTCTCATTTACCCACAGCTATGCTGAAAACAGCTCATtttcataataataaaaaagtagAATTGTGAATTTACAGGAAGTGTCCTGTTCCTTATATCAGTCAAATACATCACATATCAaaggtttaaagagcaagtcacccccaaataaacttttttttgcagataaactaaataaacgagtgtctaatcgtgttgcagacacgtgtcgtcaataatttggcacttgagtgcatcttagttcaaatttaaatattctgcctaaaactggcagtgttgtgccgttgtcaggtaaaaactctgcactgtattttaatttaaatctgccaccgctgttggctaagaggtatgctatgatgtaaactggtacattatgatgtcacaatgctgttgtgagcctgtgtgtgcgtatttgttagcagctccgccctctcggtctgccaggcaacagcatttgttgcatttttcaaatatgaagtgggagtggggttaccccaaaattccactacctccgctccgctccggcacgaactccgcagcaaaatcggtcccgttgtagtccatcagagctgttccactactgcggccgtgcagcgcagtgcgccgcccgccgttccgccatccggcaaaaataggatcgattctatttttgccggacgccggagcacctccgcagtcaatggacagaaatcacaaccgcccaacaggaaagggagcaagcacaacttccgttatttcacaataaatccataaacaaaaagcgtttttgtttcatatgcacaggtttaacaacttttaacaactatcaatggtggctgaactttaaatgcacaaaagtaagccataaatacagtttccactatcaaagtagtcacactttgttgatccaaacactgctgatctctcaacacaaacgatgggcagattaaacagttcatttcgatgcttctcccacacaacgggtgtttggatctaacttccgcgtttattgctcggactgtatcacaagatctcgaaaattctgcgcatgcctgtttgcgcacctcaggtctccgcacaggagcggagctgttgtagagcgggtaccagtaaaatttgagttcggaagcgagcggctgcggaaggcggggtcggagcggaggtagtggaatcttggggttagacttgctctttaagtaccgCTGGAAACTTGTTTTGCGAAACAACCTTCTAAAAAAATGATACCTTTATAAAATCACTACATACTAAACCACCAGCATTAtattaacatttttaatgaaaGCACAGCTAAACAAATTTTCTTTTAGACAGCTATCAATTAAAAGGAAATTAAACTAATCGTATTAACATTTTTGGCCAATGCAATAGAATCCTCATggaaatcttttgattaaatttaattatttacTACTTTTCTTGCTTTAATTCTGGTCAGTGCTCTGAATAAACTCTTAAAACTACCGgtaagtaaaaacaaaaaagcattaAACCAATATTGCCACTATTAGACCAAGCAAGGCTAGCTGCTAGTTGTTAGCTTTTATTTTCCGGTCTATTTGCTAAGCTAAATGGCTACAGTAACACAATTCTTACAATGATTTTGTAATTAAAAATTTAACAGaatttaaaaatttaaaatgcATTAAACAAATGAATTAAGCAAAGCTAGCTGTTTGCTGTTAGCTGCTTTTCTAGACGTTGCGCTGTGCTAAGTGGCTAAGTGCCACAATTGATTGTTTTTCTATAATGAGTATAGTTTTGAAATagttttattaatgctaaattgtTCAGCACTCTAAATGCACCTTTATATATCAAAATGTTTCTGGAAAAGCTAGTTTTGTAAATTAGAAATTACAACTAGCTTTGTACCGGCTAGCTGCTATCCTTTAGCTTTGTGAATTCCTCATGATCAAGGTTGCAGATTTAATGCTATGCTAATGGACTAAGCCTAATAAATGCACAAAGTACATATTAATAACCAAGAAGGGAATTTAAACCAACGAGCAAAGTTTTTGTTTTAGAGCACCAAATAAACTCTTctggtgttttaaaaagaatctgAGTTTATCAAAATTCATCAGCTCTAGGTGCCTCCTGTTCTTAAACCTGTTTTCTCTGGACGTTATTTCCCCCTCATTCTGGACTCGGCTGTTTTCTGCTTGAACAAAATGTGGCTTTCAGAAAAGTGGAAGTCAGGTTTTCACACTGAGTTCACGTTGACACAATGATCTCTACATGCAGTCATCGACAGTCACTTTGTGTCAGTTACCCCCTCTCTAATGATGACATTTacatttcaacacacacacacacacacacacacacacacacacacacacacacacacacacacacacacacacacacacacacacacacacacacacacacacacacacacacacacacacacattcatgcacacacacagctgttgaCCGGAGTGTGTATGAATACACACAGCAGAGCAAAAGGGGAAGTGGCTAACCTCACACTTCTCTCCGTCTGTCCCTATCTCGGGCTGTCTATCTCTTTTCTAACTCCTCTGCCTCCCCACATCTCTTTTTTTCCACGGTTCGTCTCTCTCAGGCCTCCGTCCCCAGCCCCGATCTCCTTCCTCCACCCCTCATCCCCTTTTTCTCTCTCATTCCAGCCGCTGTCACTCagctcctccttctctctttcggTGGCGATGGTGATTGACAGATGATCTGACAGAGGAAGACATCGGGTGAGGAAAAAGTGAActtctccttcctcctcctttaAGGGAAGTTTAAATTTAAAGTTTgcgacctctctctctctctccatggtTATTTGGACCTCTGTCTGTAACGGAAGTTCCTTTCACTTTCCGCCAGCTTTGATCTGAAGGTTAAATGAAAGATTTGAACTGAAAATAGATCAACTTAGCAGCTCTTAATTTGACACCTTTATGATGTCATTGATGTTAGTCATTTGATTATTCAGGCTGTGACTTATCTTTTCCATGGTGCATGAGATCAAATCTGCATGCTTGCTTCTGCAGACGTGGTCTTTGTGCAGGTTATTATGGGGTGTACCTGTTGCAAGCAGAAGTCTGCCAAGTCGATAGCAGCACCATCAGCAACGATAGATGTTAACGACCTGACCAACGCAGATGGAGGGTCCTTGGGGGCCTCGGCTCAGGGCCGCTACTGTCCCGACCCCACTCAGGCCATCCCAGACTTCAACAAGCCCAGCTTCAACACCTCCTTCACCAACACCAACACACACAGTCGatcaggtgggtgggtgggtgcgtGTGCAGGCTACAGCGCTCTCAGAACAGAGAACAAACGCTTTCTCGTCCTACTTGTAGAATAACACCTATCTGTAATCTGATTTTTTTGCAGTTGCGGTCACCCTCTTCATAGCTTTGTACGATTACGACGCTCGTACCGAAGATGATCTCACCTTCCAGAAAGGAGAGAAATTCCAAATCATCAACAACACGTGAGTGGCCATGGGTTTGGAGCCATGTTTGATGGGGCTACGTTCACAAACTAAAGACCTCCTCATGTTGAAAATTGCTGAAATTTGGGCTAACTTGGTCCAATTGCGAAACTGTAATTTGTTAGTGCACGAAGCAGGTGCTGGTAATGACTCGGCTACTGCAGCACCAAAGTTTAGCTCAATtctgccagaggaaacaagagagcgctaaacaccagtcgcagttttcgaggtccaaacatctttagtTGTCTGCAACGTCAATTGGTGTTTCTCTTTTTGGGACtccggtagtttgtcctaaagttgaagtggtagcagccggctgtttctccttccctGATCTCACTGAGCAGAGAAATGAATGGTCCAGTGGTTGCTTTCAGCCCGAAATGGGTAACTGGCGTAGggttttttagacaaatgcaagagaatcactttatacttatttattacaataaaaaaaattgaacaaTATATTTGGAGCTAATCTGTGTTAAAACTTTAAGAGGCATGATAAAATGTTATCATCTCATTTGTTGCTATAACTGCTTTAATGCTCAAAAATGTAAAGCCTAGGCTCAGTCCTTAGCAAGGGGGGCCACAGGGGGGTCCAAACTGGGTATCACTGGCCCATCCTGGATGCCCCCTAGGACCGCCCCTGAATGCTTGAATTAAAGTTGAACCTTATCACCTTACTTAATAGTTTCCTTAATAATATTATAACTCATATTGTTAAATTTAATATTAAATTTAATAATTTTTCTTCCAACTCTTAATGTCTTAAACAAATAAGGaaattttattttgctttttgaATTCTGCTAGTGCTCAGTTTATTTAGTGACTAAGGCCTGATtcgtgcttctccgtctgcgtcagtgcggagacacgcatcatccttgcgggcctgccggagagctccgcaaggacggacggagtcgagctctcttttctaaacatccgtcagtcgagacgggcaacgcaagcttgtgattggtcaggacgccgctgttgtctacaccgccgccattgcgccctcaaaaacataaagagagccgagtagAACTAGcgacagagaagcttgaagaatacttcgcgaaaaaactctaaaatatgaacgtttaatttccccgtgactggaggagtgacaagatgcacagcaagcgttttatttgtggacggaaatgacaggaaacgtgggtttagaggtggcgagcgcatgaagaggtggaggaggatgagagacaaatttgtctgtgttaaaaagtctcttatatgcaaaaaaacacaatataaacactatcttggaccgatacatgacaggataccacagaacagcgctccgccctctggtgtcctggcggggaattgctttgcaacactccccaggagacggagacgtatgagggcaaaacgcttctgtcaatccgtgcgtgtctgtcccttgcggagctgatggagaagcatgaatcaggcataGCCCTGCTATTCTGACTCAAAATTTTTAGCTTAATTTCTGTAAAATAACCAGAAGTTTAGCCTTTGTTACGTTTGCCGTGGCCGCCATCTTGCATCCTGTTGACTTCAGAAGACCCTAACCCTGTAAACAAAGATAACACCTACAGTACGGTATTATTACAGCGACAACAGAAAGATGATCTGTTATTGATTTTCCACTGAAAGACAACCCACGGAGAGGAGTTGTGCAACATGTCGGCAAAGTTAGACCTTTGTGTTGCGATGACTTCCTGAACTTTTTGTCCAAAATCTTTATTTAGACAAAAAATGGTGTCGTGTTTTTAATGCTTTTAGCGAAGGCGACTGGTGGGAAGCTCGCTCTTTGGACACCGGCCACACGGGTTACATCCCCTCCAACTACGTAGCTCCTGTTGACTCTATACAGGCCGAGGagtgagtgcacacacacacaaacacacacacacacactcacattcatgtGTGGATTGACAGTTTAAGTGCATGCTTTAAGATTCCCTCAGTGATTGCGATGTAGTGCGAAGTCAGAGGtcaagtgctgctgctgctgctgccacctGAGTGTTGTTTCCTTGACGACAGGTGGTATtttgggaagatggggaggaaggATGCAGAGAGACAGCTGTTGGCTCCGGGGAACCCGAGAGGAACTTTCCTCATACGAGAGAGCGAGACCACCAAGGGTGAGGAGAGAACGCCTTTAAATACTCCCCCTCTGCCTCTGGAAGACTAACGAGTCCATCCCCCCCATCCCCCGTCTTACAGGCGCCTACTCTCTCTCCATCCGCGACTGGGACGACAACAAGGGAGATCACGTCAAGCATTATAAGATCCGTAAACTGGACAACGGTGGTTATTACATCACCACCAGGTCCCAGTTCGACACTGTTCAGCAGCTGGTGGATCACTACACAGGTAGCACACCTTTCTGCCAAGCTCCTCCCCCTTCCACTTCCTCATTTCTGTCTGTCTGGATCATTTTTGCAACTCGGTCAGTGAATAAATTAGGTTCTGTGCAAATTAGGTTCACTTTATGTGCAACATCCTACTTCCTTTCCTCTGTTTGCTCTTGGCTCTCTGTATAGCAACTTTAGTTTGAAAAATCGGGCCTTAAATTAGTTCTAAAACCAGAAAAATGTCTGTAAAAAGGAGGAAAAAGATCCTCCATCTTGATTAGAAGCACAAAACACAGAATTTTCTGTTGTCTTTGATACGTTTTGCTAATTATTATCAGCTTGTTTCACAGGTTGTGAGACAACATGTTGCATTTCCTCTGCTGCCTGTCGGTGTTACTCTGCCTCCTAGTGGCCGAACCTGCAAACGGAAAAATACATTAGTAATCTAATTACATGTTTGCTTGACTTGTGGTTGTTTTTGCATCTAAACAGCTTGTCCCGTTGTCTCTTTGTGTGCTCGCTCTGCTTCCTTGTGCCCTCTTTTTCCTGCTTTGTCTCCGTCTCTCAGAGAGAGCAGCCGGACTTTGCTGCAGTTTGATTGGCAGCTGTAAGCGAGGTATGCCTAAGCTGGCCGACTTATCGGTGAAGACCAAGGATATGTGGGAGATTCCCCGCGAGTCTCTCCAGCTGATTAAGAAACTGGGAAACGGCCAGTTTGGAGAAGTCTGGATGGGTAGGGCTGGTGGGGGTCTGttggagggggagggggaggacagTATGAGCAGCATGCCTGACTAGCGGGTTTGAGTTTTTATATTTAATCATGAGAAAATCTTccaaacaaacaggaaataagCTGAGGTTTAATTTCTGAgaccaaataaaaaaaatggagATAAAAAGCTGAGTCAGCGTTTCACATCCAGGTGTGCTGCGCGGTTTCTCCTTGTCCCCCGTGGTTGCATGTGCATGAGCTCACATCACTCTTCtatcacccccccccctccctccatCTCTCCACCATCTTCCCACCCTTCTCCCACTTTTCCTTCCTCTTCCTCCCGCCCGTTTCTCCTCTCAGGATCTAACGATGGGTTGTGCTATTACCTGACCAAGCCCTGCCCCAACTCCACCCCCCTCACGCTGGGTCTGGGGCGGGACGCCTGGGAGGTGTCGAGGGAAACGCTGTCCATGCAAAGGAAGCTGGGACAGGGCTGCTTCGGGGACGTGTGGATGGGTGAGGCGACTAACTAACCCTTCTTGCAGAGGGACAGCTGTCCCGCGGCGAAGACTGTTGATGGAGCTCGGTATTTTTGTCCCAGCAGGTGACAGCCCCGTGATCCACCTGCGATTAATTTCTGTCAGTTGTCAGAAACTTTCTGAGCCGTGCCTGTCCATGTGACTCAGGTGCAGCTTTTCAGAAACCCTCccatcatcccccccccccccccatcatgcATGCTCTCACTAAATCACAACTGCATGCACGTGTGTTTTTGCACATAATAACTGTCAGTATGATGCATGCTAGCATAGCGAGGcacttggtgcgtgtgtgtgtgtgtgcgtgctaacATCAGCTCGTCTGTATGCCAGGCATGTGGAACGGCACCACCAAGGTGGCGGTGAAGACTCTGAAGCCAGGAACCATGTCCCCCGAGGCCTTCCTGGAGGAGGCTCAGATCATGAAGAGACTCCGGCACGACAAGCTGGTGCAGCTCTACGCCGTCGTGTCTGAGGAGCCCATCTACATCATCACCGAGTTCATGAGCCAAGGTACGCCGCTGAGTAACCCGTCACCTCGCTGACGTGTGGAAGATTTGAGCCGCTGCGGTCGCAGTGGGTGGAAACTTTTCTGACTTCCGAAGTGAAGTGAGACTTTTCCTCCCTAAAAGCGGGAAATGCACCAGCTGAAAGCTTCTGAAGCTCCACTCAGCTGAAAACAGAAGTAACCATAGCGTCACGTGACATTTTCAGGAAGCTTGCTGGACTTCTT
Coding sequences within:
- the yrk gene encoding tyrosine-protein kinase Fgr isoform X2; the encoded protein is MGCTCCKQKSAKSIAAPSATIDVNDLTNADGGSLGASAQGRYCPDPTQAIPDFNKPSFNTSFTNTNTHSRSVAVTLFIALYDYDARTEDDLTFQKGEKFQIINNTEGDWWEARSLDTGHTGYIPSNYVAPVDSIQAEEWYFGKMGRKDAERQLLAPGNPRGTFLIRESETTKGAYSLSIRDWDDNKGDHVKHYKIRKLDNGGYYITTRSQFDTVQQLVDHYTGSNDGLCYYLTKPCPNSTPLTLGLGRDAWEVSRETLSMQRKLGQGCFGDVWMGMWNGTTKVAVKTLKPGTMSPEAFLEEAQIMKRLRHDKLVQLYAVVSEEPIYIITEFMSQGSLLDFLKDGEGHNLKLPQLVDMAAQIAAGMAYIERMNYIHRDLRAANILVGDNLVCKIADFGLARLIEDNEYTARQGAKFPIKWTAPEAALYGRFTIKSDVWSFGILLTELITKGRVPYPGMNNREVLEQVERGYRMPCASGCPASLHELMVQCWRREPDERHTFEYLQSFLEDYFTATEPQYQPGENL
- the yrk gene encoding tyrosine-protein kinase Fgr isoform X3, whose translation is MGCTCCKQKSAKSIAAPSATIDVNDLTNADGGSLGASAQGRYCPDPTQAIPDFNKPSFNTSFTNTNTHSRSVAVTLFIALYDYDARTEDDLTFQKGEKFQIINNTEGDWWEARSLDTGHTGYIPSNYVAPVDSIQAEEWYFGKMGRKDAERQLLAPGNPRGTFLIRESETTKGAYSLSIRDWDDNKGDHVKHYKIRKLDNGGYYITTRSQFDTVQQLVDHYTERAAGLCCSLIGSCKRGMPKLADLSVKTKDMWEIPRESLQLIKKLGNGQFGEVWMGSNDGLCYYLTKPCPNSTPLTLGLGRDAWEVSRETLSMQRKLGQGCFGDVWMGMWNGTTKVAVKTLKPGTMSPEAFLEEAQIMKRLRHDKLVQLYAVVSEEPIYIITEFMSQGSLLDFLKDGEGHNLKLPQLVDMAAQIAAGMAYIERMNYIHRDLRAANILVGDNLVCKIADFGLARLIEDNEYTARQGAKFPIKWTAPEAALYGRFTIKSDVWSFGILLTELITKGRVPYPGMNNREVLEQVERGYRMPCASGCPASLHELMVQCWRREPDERHTFEYLQSFLEDYFTATEPQYQPGENL
- the yrk gene encoding tyrosine-protein kinase Fgr isoform X1, producing the protein MGCTCCKQKSAKSIAAPSATIDVNDLTNADGGSLGASAQGRYCPDPTQAIPDFNKPSFNTSFTNTNTHSRSVAVTLFIALYDYDARTEDDLTFQKGEKFQIINNTEGDWWEARSLDTGHTGYIPSNYVAPVDSIQAEEWYFGKMGRKDAERQLLAPGNPRGTFLIRESETTKGAYSLSIRDWDDNKGDHVKHYKIRKLDNGGYYITTRSQFDTVQQLVDHYTERAAGLCCSLIGSCKRGMPKLADLSVKTKDMWEIPRESLQLIKKLGNGQFGEVWMGMWNGTTKVAVKTLKPGTMSPEAFLEEAQIMKRLRHDKLVQLYAVVSEEPIYIITEFMSQGSLLDFLKDGEGHNLKLPQLVDMAAQIAAGMAYIERMNYIHRDLRAANILVGDNLVCKIADFGLARLIEDNEYTARQGAKFPIKWTAPEAALYGRFTIKSDVWSFGILLTELITKGRVPYPGMNNREVLEQVERGYRMPCASGCPASLHELMVQCWRREPDERHTFEYLQSFLEDYFTATEPQYQPGENL